A genomic segment from Helicobacter sp. NHP19-012 encodes:
- a CDS encoding DNA-directed RNA polymerase subunit omega: MRTEEIVAKALDKVNGDRYILSNLIFSRVKQLGAGVQPLVAMDTKTHKPTDIAICEIAEGKIGLDYIDERF, encoded by the coding sequence ATGCGAACAGAAGAAATTGTGGCTAAGGCTTTGGATAAGGTTAATGGGGATCGCTACATTCTCTCTAATTTGATCTTTTCACGCGTCAAGCAGTTAGGCGCTGGGGTGCAACCCCTTGTGGCGATGGACACCAAAACCCACAAGCCCACCGATATTGCCATTTGCGAAATTGCTGAGGGGAAAATCGGTCTTGACTACATTGATGAGAGATTCTAA
- the ftsA gene encoding cell division protein FtsA: protein MNPIVLGVDIGSSKICAIIAEIKEGTPQVIGVSVHKSEGVKKGNISNISQAGEIVKQAIEDAKRMAGLAFVEKAIVSISGACTQSVNSAGLINVPNNEITLKEINRVLDTALHSAHIPTGYEVIHILPYQFKLDSQDNIEDPMGMSGSRLEVSTHIVTVQRSSLENLRRTIQIAGVKIENVVLSAYAASIAVLNEDDKALGVACIDLGGGTCNMMVYEGGSMCFNNYLNVGSEHIRDDLASVLEVPLGTAEYIKRQYGNLMAEESDQEIEVPDIGAENKKNRLSLQLVHNIIRARVVETFDVLNRRLIKSNLKDSIRRGVVLTGGMTHVEGIRNVASVIFGNIPVRIAKPVELSGLSEELKDPTSSVAIGLILYGSGKHTNYEKDSEKTIRYKENKQALPAGFTYTQERNYIETDLTNLKHTGESGGVKERKKDIIPTPDPPKKKGGFFGWLSQYF from the coding sequence TTGAATCCCATCGTTTTGGGCGTAGACATTGGCTCTAGCAAGATTTGCGCCATCATCGCCGAGATCAAGGAGGGCACGCCACAGGTGATCGGTGTGAGTGTGCATAAATCCGAGGGCGTGAAAAAGGGCAATATCAGCAACATCAGCCAAGCCGGCGAGATTGTCAAGCAAGCGATCGAGGACGCCAAGCGCATGGCGGGGCTTGCCTTTGTGGAAAAGGCGATCGTGTCCATCTCGGGGGCTTGTACGCAGAGCGTGAATAGTGCGGGGCTCATCAATGTCCCCAACAACGAGATCACGCTTAAAGAAATCAACCGCGTGCTAGACACCGCCCTGCACAGCGCACACATCCCCACGGGCTATGAAGTGATCCACATCCTACCCTACCAATTCAAGCTAGACAGCCAAGACAACATCGAAGATCCGATGGGCATGAGCGGCTCTAGGCTAGAAGTGTCTACGCACATTGTAACGGTGCAGCGCAGCAGTTTAGAGAATTTAAGGCGCACGATCCAAATTGCGGGCGTGAAAATTGAAAATGTAGTTTTAAGTGCCTATGCCGCCTCGATCGCTGTTTTAAACGAAGATGATAAAGCTTTGGGCGTGGCGTGCATTGATTTGGGTGGGGGCACTTGTAATATGATGGTCTATGAAGGCGGGTCTATGTGCTTTAACAACTACCTAAATGTAGGCTCAGAGCACATTCGGGACGACTTGGCCAGCGTGTTAGAAGTGCCCCTAGGCACAGCCGAGTATATTAAAAGGCAATATGGCAATCTCATGGCAGAGGAGAGCGATCAAGAGATCGAAGTGCCCGACATCGGGGCAGAGAACAAGAAAAACCGCCTCTCTTTACAGCTCGTGCACAACATCATCCGCGCGCGGGTGGTGGAAACCTTTGATGTGCTCAACCGCCGTTTGATTAAGAGCAATTTAAAAGACAGTATCCGCCGTGGCGTTGTGCTCACCGGTGGGATGACGCATGTAGAGGGGATTAGAAATGTCGCCTCCGTGATCTTTGGCAATATCCCCGTGCGCATCGCCAAGCCGGTGGAGCTTAGCGGTTTGTCTGAGGAACTTAAAGACCCGACAAGCTCGGTGGCGATTGGGCTGATTTTATATGGATCGGGCAAGCACACGAATTACGAAAAAGACTCAGAAAAAACGATCCGTTACAAGGAAAATAAGCAGGCTCTGCCCGCCGGTTTCACCTACACCCAAGAGCGCAATTACATTGAAACCGATTTAACCAATCTCAAGCACACGGGCGAGAGTGGGGGCGTAAAAGAGAGAAAAAAGGATATAATACCAACTCCTGATCCCCCCAAAAAAAAGGGCGGTTTCTTTGGGTGGTTATCTCAGTACTTTTGA
- a CDS encoding adenosylmethionine--8-amino-7-oxononanoate transaminase — MPSNAEWHALDFKHIWHPCSQMHDHASLPLLPIKSAKGVYLYDFEGKGYIDGISSWWVNLFGHNHPYINAKLKEQVEQLEHVLLAGLTHPQAINLAARLCALSGFNKCFFADNGSAGVEVALKMSYHSRLLEGKQKPKFLSLENGYHGETLGALSVGGVGLYKDTYKGIFCDQLQTPVPKDEADIPRALHALEQILDRESNNLSAFILEPLIQCAGCMHFYSADFVRQATQMCQERGVLVIFDEIAVGFGRTGSLFAYQQCGVKPDFLCLSKGITGGYLPLAVVLTSDQIYNKFYAPYEQDKSFLHSHSYTGNALACACANATLDLFEQGVVEQNKALSNFIYTCMQEQLVGLKGVKNLRKCGMVFAFELEGYQGSQRLSLAVFEKGLELGLLLRPLSNTIYFMPAYTINQQEVLESVGAMAGVVRALT; from the coding sequence ATGCCAAGTAATGCTGAATGGCACGCTTTAGACTTTAAACACATTTGGCACCCGTGCAGCCAAATGCACGATCATGCTAGCTTGCCCCTACTGCCCATCAAGTCCGCTAAGGGGGTGTATCTTTACGACTTTGAGGGCAAGGGCTACATCGATGGGATCAGCTCTTGGTGGGTGAATTTGTTTGGGCATAACCACCCCTACATTAATGCCAAGCTCAAAGAGCAAGTCGAACAATTAGAACATGTGCTATTAGCGGGTTTAACCCACCCCCAGGCCATTAATTTGGCCGCTAGATTGTGCGCTCTAAGCGGATTTAACAAGTGCTTTTTTGCCGACAACGGCTCGGCGGGCGTGGAGGTGGCGCTGAAGATGAGTTATCATAGCCGCCTACTTGAAGGCAAACAAAAGCCCAAATTCCTATCCCTAGAAAATGGCTACCACGGCGAAACTTTGGGGGCGTTAAGCGTGGGGGGGGTGGGGCTGTATAAGGACACCTACAAGGGCATTTTTTGCGATCAACTGCAAACCCCCGTGCCCAAAGACGAGGCGGACATTCCAAGAGCCTTACACGCCCTAGAGCAGATTTTAGACAGGGAGTCTAACAATCTCAGCGCCTTCATTTTAGAGCCCTTGATCCAGTGCGCAGGCTGCATGCATTTTTACAGCGCAGACTTTGTAAGGCAGGCTACGCAAATGTGCCAAGAGCGGGGGGTGTTAGTGATCTTTGATGAAATCGCGGTGGGCTTTGGGCGTACGGGTTCGCTCTTTGCCTATCAGCAATGCGGCGTCAAGCCCGATTTTTTATGCCTATCTAAGGGGATCACGGGGGGGTATTTGCCCCTAGCGGTGGTGCTCACAAGCGATCAAATTTATAATAAATTCTATGCCCCCTATGAGCAGGATAAAAGCTTTTTACACTCGCACAGCTACACGGGCAACGCCTTGGCTTGCGCCTGCGCTAACGCCACTTTAGACTTGTTTGAACAAGGCGTGGTGGAGCAAAACAAGGCACTTAGCAATTTTATCTACACTTGCATGCAAGAGCAATTAGTAGGGCTAAAGGGCGTTAAAAACTTGCGCAAGTGTGGCATGGTCTTTGCCTTTGAACTAGAGGGCTATCAGGGCAGCCAACGCCTAAGCCTTGCGGTGTTTGAAAAGGGCTTAGAGTTGGGGCTACTTTTACGCCCTTTAAGCAACACCATTTACTTCATGCCCGCTTACACCATTAACCAACAAGAAGTCCTTGAAAGCGTGGGGGCGATGGCGGGCGTGGTGCGTGCCTTGACTTAA
- a CDS encoding peptidylprolyl isomerase codes for MQKHKKYLVVTIWISTIAFVAAGMIGWGQYNFSLAGGSVAKVGRISISQEELAREHKQLLDIYSQSIPNFKDLSEKEIKALGLEQNALNVLINQALLKNFALDLGLGVSDSEIVAEIQKSELFQRDGHFDEGLYKKLLQENNFRPSTFEDNVKNTLLLKKIASLFPQALTPLEQEAFMLPLSLQDRVRIEVLEPKEIPLKEESLKTYYNAHKQDYKKPTSYTLASLQVSAKDNPKESDLKSYFNKHKEQYTLQGKPQEFSKVEKQVRQDYNSDKAKEQALKDYLALKKGQLKAESETFTTLPYGEDINKKIESMRVGEVLKPLPYKEGWVVLKLVEKNASALESFVEARAKIAQILQTEAQIRELKKEALQKLPTFKGSDIGLLNLDFKGNIHDLGEKPSKALVDYIFKHPYKEGFALLEGPRAVLYKVYAQDFKHPVKNTTYLKQMAQNLKAQALDGALIAMLKQRYKITLYARSRP; via the coding sequence ATGCAAAAGCACAAAAAGTACTTGGTGGTGACCATTTGGATCAGCACCATCGCTTTTGTGGCTGCGGGCATGATCGGCTGGGGGCAGTATAACTTCTCCTTGGCGGGTGGGAGCGTGGCAAAGGTGGGGCGGATTTCCATTAGCCAAGAGGAGCTGGCTAGAGAACATAAACAACTCTTAGACATTTACAGCCAATCCATCCCCAATTTCAAGGACTTGAGCGAAAAAGAGATCAAAGCCCTAGGGTTAGAGCAAAACGCTTTGAATGTGCTCATCAACCAAGCCCTACTAAAAAACTTTGCCCTAGATTTGGGGCTGGGGGTGAGCGATAGCGAGATTGTCGCCGAGATTCAAAAAAGTGAACTCTTCCAAAGAGACGGGCATTTTGACGAAGGGCTGTATAAAAAACTCCTACAAGAAAACAACTTCCGCCCCAGCACCTTTGAAGACAATGTGAAAAACACCCTCCTACTTAAAAAAATCGCCTCTCTATTCCCCCAAGCCTTAACCCCCCTAGAGCAAGAGGCGTTCATGCTCCCTTTAAGTTTGCAAGATCGGGTGCGTATTGAGGTGCTTGAGCCTAAAGAAATCCCGCTTAAAGAAGAGAGCCTCAAAACCTACTACAACGCCCACAAACAAGACTACAAAAAACCCACAAGCTACACTTTAGCCAGCCTGCAAGTGTCCGCCAAAGACAACCCCAAAGAGAGCGATTTAAAAAGCTACTTCAATAAGCACAAAGAGCAATATACTTTGCAGGGCAAGCCCCAAGAGTTTAGCAAGGTGGAAAAACAAGTGCGCCAAGACTACAACAGCGACAAGGCCAAAGAGCAAGCCCTCAAAGACTACCTAGCCTTAAAAAAGGGGCAGCTTAAAGCCGAAAGCGAAACCTTCACCACCCTGCCTTACGGCGAGGACATCAATAAAAAAATCGAGTCCATGCGGGTGGGTGAGGTGTTAAAACCCCTGCCCTACAAAGAGGGGTGGGTGGTCTTAAAACTTGTGGAGAAAAACGCAAGTGCGCTTGAAAGCTTTGTTGAGGCTAGGGCGAAGATCGCCCAAATTCTGCAAACAGAGGCACAAATTAGGGAGCTTAAAAAAGAAGCCTTGCAAAAACTGCCCACCTTCAAGGGTAGCGACATCGGATTGTTGAATTTAGACTTTAAAGGCAACATCCACGACCTGGGCGAAAAGCCCTCCAAAGCCCTTGTGGATTACATCTTCAAACACCCTTACAAAGAGGGCTTTGCGCTCTTAGAGGGCCCTAGGGCAGTGCTCTATAAAGTCTATGCCCAAGACTTTAAACACCCAGTGAAAAACACCACCTATTTAAAACAAATGGCGCAAAACCTCAAGGCCCAGGCTTTGGATGGGGCTTTAATTGCCATGTTGAAGCAACGCTATAAAATCACTTTATACGCCAGGAGCCGCCCTTGA